In Rhizobium etli CFN 42, the sequence AAAATTTCGTGTCATCTGTCCGTGGCGATCTATGGTTAACGAAAGGTGACGGAAATAAACAGGGTGATAACTTCTTGTTAGGATATTCTTCCTTTGAGATCATGAAGTTACAAGATTTTTGATTGGCAAGGCGAGGGAAGGACCTGATCGACGATCGGCCGGCGTTCGCTGGAGAAACGGTGCGGTTGGAGTTGACGTGAAAAGCCTTTTTGACGATACGGCGCGGGTGGCGTATGGCGGAAATCCGCTGAAGAGGCAATGGAAGAAGTGCTGGGCATGGGCTTGAAACGGGCGGTGGATTTTCTCCTGGCTTTGATAGCTTCGGTCATCCTGCTCGTTCCGATCCTTGTCGTCGCTCTTAGTGTCCGGCTAACATCACCAGGACCGATCCTCTACTGGTCAAAACGTATCGGGCGTTTCAATCAGATCTTCCTGATGCCGAAATTCCGCAGCATGCGCGTCGACACGCCGACAGTCGCGACACATCTGCTCGAAAACCCTGAGCGGTTTCTGACGCCCATCGGCTCGTTTCTGCGCAAATCCAGTCTCGACGAACTGCCCCAGCTCTGGTGCATTCTGGCGGGCAAGATGAGTTTCGTCGGGCCGCGCCCGGCGCTCTACAATCAATATGATCTGATCGAATTGCGGACGGTCTACGGCGTCGACAAACTGCTGCCCGGATTGACAGGTTGGGCGCAGATCAACGGGCGTGATGAATTGCCAATTCCGGAGAAGGTGAAATTCGATGTCGAATATCTTGAGCGACGCTCCCTCGGTTTCGACATGCGCATCCTGTTTCTGACGGCCGAGAAGGTCGTTCGCCGTAAGGGAATAAAGCACTAGCTTACCTACTTCTGATAGATGAGCGGTGCGGAACACTTTGATTTCCGATTATTTCAGTTGCGCTCGTTGTAGAAAATGACAACAAGGTGGTTGTCTGATTGATCTGCGAGACGCTGGGAAGCAATGCCTGAAAATACCCCCACTGAGACGCCACGCTCGAGATGGTTCTTGGTGCCGATGCAGGCGCTCGTCGCGCCTCTGCTGGCGATGCCGCGTGCTGCCAAACGCGCTCTCGCCTTGCTGGTGGATTCCGGTCTTTGTGTCCTGACGATCTGGCTGGCTTATTGCTTCCGTCTGAACGAATGGACGGTGCTAACAGGCGTGCAGTGGTTGCCGGTCTTCGTTTCCTTGTGCATGGCGCTTCCCATCTTCATCGTCATGGGCATGTATCGGGCGATCTTCCGTTATGCCAACATGGCCGCTTTCATTGCCGTTCTAAAAGCCATTGCGATCTACGGTGTCGCCTTCATGACGATATTTACGGCGCTCAGCGTCCCGGGCGTTCCGAGAACCGTCGGCATTCTCCAGCCCTTCCTGCTGCTGATTGCGATCGGCCTGTCGCGGTTGGGTATCCGTTATTGGCTCGGGGATACTTACCAGCGTATCCTTCACCAGAACACGCTCGCCAAGGTGTTGATCTATGGGGCGGGAAATGCCGGGCGGCAACTCGCCGGCGCTCTGACGAACAGCGCCGAACTCAATGTCGTCGGCTACCTCGATGATGATCCGCGCCTTAAGGGCGGCATCATGGGCGGTTTGCCGATCTATGACCCGTCGGATCTTCCGGTGCTCGCCGAAACACTTGGCGTGCACAACGTGCTTCTTGCTCTTCCATCCGCATCGCGGCAGCGTCGCAATGAAATTCTCGAGCATATCCGCAAAGCCAGGGTGAACGTCCGGACTTTGCCGGATCTCACCGCTCTGGCTCAAGGACGAGTCGCGGTTTCCGATATTCGTGAGCTGGAGATCGAAGACCTGCTCGGCAGGGAAGCGGTTGCGCCGCGGCAAGAGCTGCTCGACAAGGCGATGCGCAACAAGGTGGTGATGGTCACGGGTGCCGGCGGCTCCATCGGCGGCGAGTTATGCCGCCAGATTCTGCGCAACGCGCCTTCAAGCCTCATCCTCATAGATCAGAACGAGTTTGCACTTTATAATATTCATGCCGAATTGCTGAAGCTGGCCGAAGTTTACAAGCATGAGGGGCTGCAGATCGTGCCGATCCTTTGTTCCGTCCGCGACCAGGATCGCATGGAACATATCATGGAAAGCTGGCGGCCTCAGACGCTTTATCACGCCGCCGCTTACAAGCATGTGCCTCTCGTCGAACACAACGCCGTGGAAGGCATCAAGAACAATGTCATGGGGACATTGATCACCGCACGTGCGGCAAATAAATACGGCGTTTCGAATTTCGTGCTGATCAGCACCGACAAAGCCGTGCGCCCGACGAATGTGATGGGTGCCAGCAAGAGGCTGGCGGAGATGGTGCTGCAGGCGCTTGCGGCAGAGCTGACCGCTGACAGACTGCGGACAAATTTCTCGATGGTCCGCTTCGGAAATGTCCTCGGTTCCTCCGGATCCGTCGTGCCGCTGTTCCGGCAGCAGATCAAGGAAGGCGGCCCGGTTACCCTGACGCATCCGAAGATAACCCGCTATTTCATGACCATTTCGGAAGCCTCGCAACTTGTCATCCAGGCGGGCGCCATGGCCGAGGGCGGCGATGTTTTCCTGCTCGATATGGGCGAGCCCGTCCGCATTGCGGATCTCGCCCGCAAGATGGTCGAACTGTCCGGATTGACCGTCCGGGACGTGGATAATCCAGAGGGGGACATCGAGCTTGCCGTTACCGGCCTGCGGCCCGGCGAGAAGCTTTATGAAGAACTGCTGATCGGCGATAACCCCGAGACAACTGAACATCCGCGGATTATGAAGGCGCGCGAGGATTTCCTGTTCTGGGCAGAACTTTCGAAGAAGCTCAACTCGCTCAATGCGTCGTTGGACCGAAACGACATGGTCGCGGCGCGCGCGACCTTGGCAGAACTCGTTTCCGGCTATTCCTCAACGGGCGAGGTTTCAGATCTTGCGTTCACCGGGGCCGAAACCAATCCGGCGCATGAAGATGTCAACGCGCTAGCCTCAGGCGCAGGAAATCAGCTTCGAACCACAGGTGCATAGCGTGTACTGCCCCGGTCCGCGCAAATAAGAGCGACCATATAGGCGAATATCGGATCCAGCGCTTTTTGGTTGAACATGATACCGAAACTGCCGGTTATAATGTAGCTGCTGGTGAGCAAGAGAGCGAGCGCCATGGCTAGATCCCGGCCAGGGCCAGGTTCCTTTTTCCACGCACCGATGACGGGCGTCAGGAGCAGCAGCGAAAGCGCTGCGATACCGACAAGGCCGGCGTCGATTCCCGCTGTGAGAAAGCCGTTATGGACATGGGAATAGGGCAGTTGCGGCCTCAGGCTCTCAGGGACTTCTGCCAGGACAGCAGCCATCCGGTTCTGCGGGCCATAGCCGGTGAACGGGTCCTTGACGATCGCCGATAGGGCACCCTTGTAGAGGGCAACACGGGCGCTCAGCGACGTGATATCACCATTGGTGCTTTCGAGCGATGACAGATTGTCCTGGAGTTCACGGACGCGATAGACAACCTGGTCGCTGCCCAAGGCGAGAAGTCCCAGCAGCAATACCGAGCCGGTGATGGCGAGGCTGCGCAGACTGACATGAAAACGGTTTTTGGGAAAATACCAGAGGAAAATGACGAGGTGAACGGGGATGACCAGCCAGGCCGAGCGCGTTCCGGAAAGTAGCGCGCTGCCGAGACCGGCGGCATATCCCAATATCGCGATCTTTTGCTCCATGCTTTTGGGAGATTGAATATTGAGAAGCGCGACGCCGCCGAAAAGCACGCCGATAACGCCCAGCAGCGCCGCGTTCGAGGTTCCCGCCTCGGCCCTCGGCATCAGGAACAGGACCTGAAGCAGACTGAAAAGAAAAGTAACGATCATGCCGAGACCCGCGCCGAGAATAAAGAGCGGCACAAGGCGGCCATCGGGAGATTGACGCATGCGCGGCAAAATCAGCCAGATCGAAAAGAACGGCAGGAGCCGGAAAATCCAATCCAGTTCTTCCGAGAAAGGCGGATTGACGAATATGCTGACGATCATCACCACCGGGTAAATCGTCATACAAATGGCAACCACCCGGTCGGACTTCGACAGGTTCAGAGGAAAGCGGGCCCTTGCCAGACAATAGAGGCCGGATAGCATCGACCCGAGGAGGATGAAGGAGTTGAAATTAGGCGAAAGCCCGGGCAGGATTGCAAAGAGAAAGACCGCAATGCCATTGGATCGATCAAGCGCGCTTCCAGACCCGTTCCCGGGATGGAGCACCGCAATCACGAGTTGCCTGAAATAATTCACTTTGGTAGCCCTGACGTGTCTCTTTCCAGCCTCGCTAAGGATCGTTGTCACCGCTGTCAAGCCGTGAAGGCAGGAGGAACCTGCGCTTTTTTCCTGTCGTATTCCGGCAACAGCAGATTCGGATGCTCGTTGCTCTGCCCAACGACGGCGGCAACAGGCCGCAACAGCAAAGCTATTCCGAACAGAAAACACGTTTGAGGTGCGAACCTATTGAGAAGCTTTGTCATCCTGCGGCGCAGGATCTGAATCTCTCGTGCCCAGCCGTAGTGGCCGGCCGTTTGTAGGACAGCGACGCGCCGGTCGCGCAGCCACTTTTGGTGCCTGCAGCTATCGCCAATAGGGACGCCGCGCGCTTTCCACCGATGACCGGCCGAGGAGATAGCCGACCCCGAATGCGAGAATACCGATAGTGAGCAACACTGCGCTTGCGGTGTGCGGGTGGTTTCTAGCCCCGGCCGTGACTGCATAGACCTCACGTTTCACCCCGCTAGCCGCGGATTGGGCAACCTTGGCCAGTCCTTCGGGCGGCTCGACGGGTGTGCCGGTAAATCCGGCCTCCAAGTCTTTTTTGTCGACCATGTCGCGAGACCTTTCCTGCATTGGCTCAAGATTGCATTTAATCCTGCTCGCGTGTGCCCGGTGAGGCTTCGCGTTGATCCGCGTCTTCGAGATCCGTCTTGACGAGGAAGACATCGCCATGTTCGCGCGAGGCCTCTCGCAGCGCTTCGAGCTTGGGAGGATTGTCGGCCGCGCCATACCGCGCATCGAGTTCATGCTCGGCGTGGATCCAGTGATCCCGATGCCTGCCCTCCGGCCTGCCTTCCTTCTCCCACAGCGCGTATGCTCTTTTCCGGATCTCCTCCTCGCGGTGCACCGCCGGGCCGGTTTCGTGTGCGGCTTGCCGCGCCATTTTCCCTTTCCGCGCATCGGCAAGAGAGGATTCCGTCAGCCGCGGGTCGTCAGTCATGTCTTCATTTCTTGTGCGTCGTACCGGGTTCTTCATCGGCGCCTCCTTGATTGGATCTCAACCAATTCGGCTGATCTAAGTTCCCAACAGTCTCGACCAGCATCGAAGCGCGGTGAAACAACCCGAACCTCCAAATGTAATCCAATTCCTTCGCAGGTCTTGGCAGAGTCCCGCAGCTGATATACTAGTATGCCAGAACACGATCACTGGTCTCGATTATGCGGCAGTCCTTAGAAGCCCAAGCGCTTGCG encodes:
- a CDS encoding sugar transferase, coding for MGLKRAVDFLLALIASVILLVPILVVALSVRLTSPGPILYWSKRIGRFNQIFLMPKFRSMRVDTPTVATHLLENPERFLTPIGSFLRKSSLDELPQLWCILAGKMSFVGPRPALYNQYDLIELRTVYGVDKLLPGLTGWAQINGRDELPIPEKVKFDVEYLERRSLGFDMRILFLTAEKVVRRKGIKH
- a CDS encoding polysaccharide biosynthesis protein, giving the protein MPENTPTETPRSRWFLVPMQALVAPLLAMPRAAKRALALLVDSGLCVLTIWLAYCFRLNEWTVLTGVQWLPVFVSLCMALPIFIVMGMYRAIFRYANMAAFIAVLKAIAIYGVAFMTIFTALSVPGVPRTVGILQPFLLLIAIGLSRLGIRYWLGDTYQRILHQNTLAKVLIYGAGNAGRQLAGALTNSAELNVVGYLDDDPRLKGGIMGGLPIYDPSDLPVLAETLGVHNVLLALPSASRQRRNEILEHIRKARVNVRTLPDLTALAQGRVAVSDIRELEIEDLLGREAVAPRQELLDKAMRNKVVMVTGAGGSIGGELCRQILRNAPSSLILIDQNEFALYNIHAELLKLAEVYKHEGLQIVPILCSVRDQDRMEHIMESWRPQTLYHAAAYKHVPLVEHNAVEGIKNNVMGTLITARAANKYGVSNFVLISTDKAVRPTNVMGASKRLAEMVLQALAAELTADRLRTNFSMVRFGNVLGSSGSVVPLFRQQIKEGGPVTLTHPKITRYFMTISEASQLVIQAGAMAEGGDVFLLDMGEPVRIADLARKMVELSGLTVRDVDNPEGDIELAVTGLRPGEKLYEELLIGDNPETTEHPRIMKAREDFLFWAELSKKLNSLNASLDRNDMVAARATLAELVSGYSSTGEVSDLAFTGAETNPAHEDVNALASGAGNQLRTTGA
- a CDS encoding O-antigen ligase family protein, whose amino-acid sequence is MNYFRQLVIAVLHPGNGSGSALDRSNGIAVFLFAILPGLSPNFNSFILLGSMLSGLYCLARARFPLNLSKSDRVVAICMTIYPVVMIVSIFVNPPFSEELDWIFRLLPFFSIWLILPRMRQSPDGRLVPLFILGAGLGMIVTFLFSLLQVLFLMPRAEAGTSNAALLGVIGVLFGGVALLNIQSPKSMEQKIAILGYAAGLGSALLSGTRSAWLVIPVHLVIFLWYFPKNRFHVSLRSLAITGSVLLLGLLALGSDQVVYRVRELQDNLSSLESTNGDITSLSARVALYKGALSAIVKDPFTGYGPQNRMAAVLAEVPESLRPQLPYSHVHNGFLTAGIDAGLVGIAALSLLLLTPVIGAWKKEPGPGRDLAMALALLLTSSYIITGSFGIMFNQKALDPIFAYMVALICADRGSTRYAPVVRS
- a CDS encoding DUF2934 domain-containing protein, which produces MTDDPRLTESSLADARKGKMARQAAHETGPAVHREEEIRKRAYALWEKEGRPEGRHRDHWIHAEHELDARYGAADNPPKLEALREASREHGDVFLVKTDLEDADQREASPGTREQD